A single genomic interval of Microbacterium sp. LWO14-1.2 harbors:
- a CDS encoding MurR/RpiR family transcriptional regulator: MDADVLALVRRSVPRLSAAEARVAETILGDPTLVVDLAINDLARLCSTSLSTVARFAQSLGFSGYRELRVAVARTVTLAQAQQARFGLDTTAIDRDDEPATIAAKLAAQEIDAIEKTARGLDAVALDRAARAVVDARHIEILGQASSSLTAQDLQQKLSRIGCSAAHSSDPHLSLTAASIRTADDVVVAISHGGETQEVVRGVEVARDAGALTVAITSVSDSALALAADVVLLTYAQESPFRMAAMSSRIAQLALVDILFVRVVQHRGEPVVIPLQLTHEAAAPRRRASGR; the protein is encoded by the coding sequence GTGGACGCTGACGTTCTCGCGCTGGTGCGCCGATCCGTTCCCCGACTGAGTGCTGCAGAGGCACGGGTCGCGGAGACGATACTCGGCGATCCCACGCTCGTCGTCGACCTCGCCATCAACGACCTCGCCCGGCTGTGCAGCACCTCGCTGTCGACCGTCGCGCGGTTCGCGCAGTCGCTGGGTTTCAGCGGCTACCGCGAGCTGCGCGTCGCGGTCGCCCGCACGGTGACGCTCGCGCAGGCGCAGCAGGCGCGGTTCGGTCTGGACACGACGGCGATCGACCGAGACGACGAGCCCGCGACGATCGCCGCGAAGCTCGCCGCGCAGGAGATCGACGCGATCGAGAAGACCGCGCGCGGCCTGGATGCCGTGGCCCTCGACCGGGCGGCGCGGGCCGTCGTCGACGCCAGGCACATCGAGATCCTCGGTCAGGCGTCGTCCTCGCTCACCGCGCAGGATCTGCAGCAGAAGCTCTCGCGCATCGGATGCTCGGCCGCGCACTCGTCCGACCCGCACCTGTCTCTCACGGCCGCGTCGATCCGGACGGCCGACGACGTCGTCGTCGCGATCTCGCACGGGGGAGAGACGCAGGAAGTCGTGCGCGGTGTCGAGGTCGCCCGAGACGCGGGCGCCCTGACCGTCGCGATCACGAGCGTGTCCGACTCGGCGCTGGCCCTCGCGGCAGACGTCGTGCTGCTCACCTACGCGCAGGAGTCCCCGTTCCGCATGGCCGCGATGTCGAGTCGTATCGCGCAGCTCGCGCTCGTCGACATCCTGTTCGTGCGCGTCGTGCAGCACCGCGGTGAGCCCGTCGTCATCCCCCTGCAGCTCACGCACGAGGCCGCCGCTCCTCGCCGCCGCGCCTCCGGGCGCTGA
- a CDS encoding ABC transporter ATP-binding protein produces the protein MNGNGVMEQNKENRMPSAPLLSVEGLAVDFATMDGVVHAVEGVDLEIAPGETVAIVGESGSGKSTTAMAIIGLLAGGGRVAAGSIRLDGREIAHASENELRTIRGRDIGMVPQDPMSNLNPVAKIGTQVAETLLAHGLATRQNVQEKVVEALSAAGLPDPERRAKQYPHEFSGGMRQRALIAIGLACKPRLLIADEPTSALDVTVQQTILDQIGAMTRELGTAVLLITHDLGLAAERAERVVVMHRGRVVEQGPARQILEAPQHPYTQSLVKAAPSVAAARLRPEAFQVAEPSGVDRSSSGERSDETTRGPADNIVEIENLTKVYPVRGQKDDFVAVNDVSLAIPRGETVAIVGESGSGKTTTARMLLKIIEPTSGLIRFEGKDVSSLSKAETKDFRQRVQPIFQDPYSSLNPMFTIERLISEPLDFYRRGSGADRRTRVRQLLDDVALPQSMLTRYPSELSGGQRQRVAIARALALSPDLIVCDEPVSALDVLVQDQILTLLGDLQREYGLSYLFISHDLAVVRLISDYVCVMKDGVLVEAASSEEIFTNPRDPYTRRLLASIPGNELNIAS, from the coding sequence ATGAACGGCAACGGCGTCATGGAACAGAACAAGGAGAATCGGATGCCGAGCGCTCCGCTGCTGTCGGTCGAGGGCCTCGCCGTCGACTTCGCCACCATGGACGGCGTCGTGCATGCCGTCGAAGGGGTGGACCTCGAGATCGCCCCCGGTGAGACCGTCGCGATCGTCGGTGAGTCGGGGTCGGGGAAGTCGACGACCGCCATGGCGATCATCGGCCTGCTCGCGGGCGGAGGTCGCGTGGCCGCCGGCAGCATCCGCCTCGACGGGCGTGAGATCGCGCATGCCTCCGAGAACGAGCTGCGCACGATCAGGGGGCGCGACATCGGCATGGTCCCGCAGGACCCGATGTCGAACCTCAACCCGGTGGCGAAGATCGGCACGCAGGTCGCCGAGACGCTGCTCGCACACGGCCTCGCCACCCGGCAGAACGTGCAGGAGAAGGTGGTCGAGGCGCTGAGCGCCGCCGGTCTGCCCGACCCCGAGCGCCGGGCCAAGCAGTACCCGCACGAGTTCTCGGGCGGCATGCGGCAGCGGGCGCTCATCGCGATCGGCCTGGCCTGCAAGCCGCGTCTGCTCATCGCCGACGAGCCGACGAGCGCGCTCGACGTCACCGTGCAGCAGACGATCCTCGACCAGATCGGTGCGATGACCCGCGAGCTCGGCACCGCCGTGCTGCTCATCACGCACGACCTCGGCCTGGCGGCGGAGCGCGCGGAGCGCGTGGTCGTGATGCACCGCGGTCGCGTGGTTGAGCAGGGGCCGGCCAGGCAGATCCTCGAGGCTCCGCAGCATCCGTACACGCAGTCGCTCGTGAAGGCGGCGCCGTCCGTCGCCGCCGCACGACTGCGCCCTGAGGCGTTCCAGGTCGCCGAGCCATCGGGGGTCGATCGGTCGTCGAGCGGGGAGCGCAGCGACGAGACGACGCGCGGCCCCGCCGACAACATCGTCGAGATCGAGAACCTCACCAAGGTGTATCCGGTGCGCGGGCAGAAGGACGACTTCGTCGCGGTGAACGACGTGTCGCTCGCCATCCCGCGCGGCGAGACGGTGGCGATCGTGGGGGAGTCCGGGTCGGGCAAGACCACGACCGCGCGGATGCTGCTGAAGATCATCGAGCCGACGAGCGGTCTCATCCGCTTCGAGGGCAAGGACGTGTCGTCGCTCAGCAAGGCGGAGACGAAGGACTTCCGGCAGCGCGTGCAGCCGATCTTCCAGGACCCGTACTCGAGTCTCAATCCGATGTTCACGATCGAGCGGCTCATCTCCGAGCCGCTGGACTTCTACCGGCGGGGGAGCGGAGCGGATCGCCGCACGCGCGTGCGGCAGCTGCTCGACGACGTGGCGCTGCCGCAGTCGATGCTCACGCGCTACCCGTCGGAGCTGTCCGGCGGCCAGCGCCAGCGCGTGGCGATCGCCAGGGCGCTCGCCCTGTCGCCCGACCTGATCGTGTGCGACGAGCCGGTGTCGGCTCTCGACGTGCTGGTGCAGGACCAGATCCTCACGCTGCTCGGCGACCTGCAGCGCGAGTACGGCCTGAGCTACCTGTTCATCTCGCACGACCTCGCGGTGGTCCGCCTGATCAGCGATTACGTGTGCGTGATGAAGGACGGGGTGCTCGTGGAGGCCGCCTCCTCGGAGGAGATCTTCACGAATCCTCGGGACCCGTACACGCGGCGCCTGCTCGCGTCGATCCCGGGCAACGAGCTGAACATCGCGTCCTGA
- a CDS encoding ABC transporter permease, with product MSISLPPAQGPSAAGGEVVDTVAVAQAGLKEGPGGFWRDVFRRLRRNPTAWIGAAIVLAFVLVAALAPLLAPYPETALPGAKNITPTYIPGPGELPEFPLGLDRFGGDVLSKLIWGAQASLLVGVISTALGLIGGMLLGLIAGTFGGWVDTVIMRVVDIILSVPNLLLAVSIAAILGQTPFAVMIAIGASQVPIFARLLRASMLQQRSSDYVLSAQTLGLGRGRITMSHVLPNAIGPVIVQGTLTLATAVIDAAALSFLGLGGGRPETAEWGRMLTYAQNELAIAPWLAFLPGICIAVTALGFTLFGEALREAMDPRTRAR from the coding sequence ATGAGCATCTCGCTCCCGCCCGCCCAGGGCCCCTCGGCCGCCGGCGGCGAGGTCGTCGACACCGTCGCCGTCGCGCAGGCCGGCCTCAAGGAAGGCCCCGGCGGCTTCTGGCGCGACGTCTTCCGTCGCCTGCGTCGCAACCCGACGGCGTGGATCGGCGCGGCCATCGTGCTGGCGTTCGTCCTCGTCGCGGCCCTCGCCCCGCTGCTGGCTCCGTACCCGGAGACCGCGCTGCCCGGAGCGAAGAACATCACACCGACGTACATCCCCGGACCGGGAGAGCTGCCGGAGTTCCCGCTCGGGCTGGACCGCTTCGGCGGCGACGTGCTGTCGAAGCTCATCTGGGGTGCCCAGGCCTCGCTGCTCGTCGGCGTGATCTCCACGGCCCTCGGTCTCATCGGCGGCATGCTGCTCGGGCTCATCGCCGGCACGTTCGGCGGCTGGGTCGACACGGTCATCATGCGCGTCGTCGACATCATCCTGTCGGTGCCGAACCTGCTGCTCGCGGTGTCGATCGCGGCGATCCTGGGGCAGACGCCGTTCGCGGTGATGATCGCGATCGGAGCCTCTCAGGTGCCGATCTTCGCCCGCCTGCTGCGCGCCTCGATGCTGCAGCAGCGGTCGAGCGATTACGTGCTGTCGGCGCAGACCCTGGGTCTCGGCCGGGGCCGCATCACGATGTCGCACGTGCTGCCCAACGCGATCGGACCGGTGATCGTGCAGGGCACGCTGACGCTCGCCACCGCCGTGATCGACGCCGCAGCGCTGTCGTTCCTCGGCCTCGGCGGCGGGCGCCCGGAGACGGCCGAATGGGGGCGGATGCTGACCTACGCCCAGAACGAGCTGGCGATCGCCCCGTGGCTGGCGTTCCTCCCCGGTATCTGCATCGCGGTCACCGCGCTCGGCTTCACCCTGTTCGGTGAAGCGCTGCGCGAGGCCATGGACCCGAGGACGAGGGCGCGATGA
- a CDS encoding ABC transporter permease, with the protein MLRTIGRRLLFLIPTLIGLSILLFAWVRALPGGPAVALLGEKATPEAVARINELYGFDRPILEQYFVWASRLLQGDFGTSIQTNRPVMEEFFRRFPATIELSVMALIFAVGVGIPLGYWAARRHGRFTDHASVVLSLIGITIPVFFLAFILKYVFAVQLGWLPSDGRQDPRIDATHVTGFYVWDGLITGEFDASWDAILHLILPALALGTIPLAIIVRITRASVLEVQNADFVRTGRAKGVGSTTLRNRFILRNAMLPVVTTIGLQTGLLISGAVLTETVFAFPGIGSFLARAIFTRDFPVLQGFIIFIAIAYALINLAVDVSYSLIDPRVRVQ; encoded by the coding sequence TTGCTGCGCACCATCGGCAGGCGACTGCTGTTCCTCATCCCCACCCTGATCGGCCTCAGCATCCTGCTGTTCGCCTGGGTCAGGGCCCTCCCCGGCGGCCCGGCCGTCGCGCTCCTGGGCGAGAAGGCGACACCCGAGGCCGTCGCCAGGATCAACGAGCTCTACGGGTTCGACCGCCCCATCCTCGAGCAGTACTTCGTGTGGGCGTCCCGCCTGCTGCAGGGCGACTTCGGCACCTCGATCCAGACGAACCGCCCGGTGATGGAGGAGTTCTTCCGGCGCTTCCCCGCGACGATCGAGCTGAGCGTCATGGCGCTCATCTTCGCGGTGGGTGTCGGCATCCCGCTCGGATACTGGGCCGCCCGCCGCCACGGCAGGTTCACCGACCATGCGTCGGTCGTGCTGAGCCTCATCGGCATCACCATCCCGGTGTTCTTCCTCGCGTTCATCCTCAAGTACGTGTTCGCGGTGCAACTCGGCTGGCTGCCGTCCGACGGCCGGCAGGACCCCCGCATAGACGCGACCCACGTGACCGGGTTCTACGTGTGGGACGGCCTCATCACGGGCGAATTCGACGCGTCGTGGGACGCCATCCTGCATCTGATCCTCCCCGCGCTCGCGCTGGGGACCATCCCGCTCGCGATCATCGTGCGCATCACGCGGGCCAGTGTGCTCGAGGTGCAGAACGCCGACTTCGTGCGCACCGGCCGCGCGAAGGGCGTGGGATCGACGACGCTGCGCAACCGGTTCATCCTCCGCAACGCCATGCTGCCCGTGGTCACCACCATCGGCCTGCAGACGGGGCTGCTCATCTCGGGAGCCGTGCTCACAGAGACCGTCTTCGCCTTCCCGGGCATCGGCTCGTTCCTGGCGAGGGCGATCTTCACGAGGGACTTCCCGGTGCTGCAGGGGTTCATCATCTTCATCGCCATCGCGTACGCGCTGATCAACCTCGCGGTCGACGTGTCGTACAGCCTGATCGATCCGAGAGTGCGGGTGCAGTGA
- a CDS encoding ABC transporter substrate-binding protein codes for MHHSITRRRGLIAVSGAALAALVLSGCVASQRGDGDGGGSGDVDGTFVFAASSDPASLDPAFAQDGETFRVSRQIFEGLVGTEPGTADPAPLLAEKWESSEDGMSHTFTLKEGVTFHDGTPFNAEAVCANFDRWYNWTGLAASEALGYYYNKLFKGYASDPTNAVYKSCTPDGDYSVTIDLNKPFAGFVASLSLPAFGMQSPSAMSEFGADDVSGTAEAPVLSEYAMGHPVGTGPFQFEEWAPGEQVTLKAYGDYWGEAGQVDEIIFRTIDDPTARRQALESGSIDGYDLVGPADTKALEDKGFTMVSRPPFTILYLAFNQAIPELQDPKVREALSYAIDKDALISQVLPEGTEKAIEFVPDTVNGYNPDVTTYDFDPEKAKSLLAEAGYTEANPLKLEFDYPVNVSRPYMPDPEQIFTVLSSQLADVGVETTPVSQEWGEYLDRITGTSDHGIHLLGWTGDYNDTDNFVGVFFGQQSAEWGFDNPELFQKLDEARGVPSLEDQTALYEDINEMVAQFIPGVPLAHPAPTLAFDSRVKSYPASPVNDEVFTDIVLTK; via the coding sequence ATGCACCACTCGATCACACGCCGGCGAGGTCTCATCGCCGTCTCCGGAGCAGCGCTCGCGGCGCTGGTCCTCTCAGGATGCGTCGCCAGCCAGCGCGGCGACGGTGACGGCGGAGGGTCCGGCGACGTCGACGGCACGTTCGTCTTCGCGGCCTCGTCCGACCCGGCGAGCCTCGACCCCGCGTTCGCTCAGGACGGCGAGACCTTCCGCGTCTCGCGGCAGATCTTCGAGGGACTCGTCGGCACCGAGCCCGGCACGGCCGACCCGGCTCCGCTCCTGGCCGAGAAGTGGGAGTCGTCGGAAGACGGCATGAGCCACACGTTCACCCTCAAGGAGGGTGTGACCTTCCACGACGGCACTCCGTTCAACGCCGAGGCCGTGTGCGCGAACTTCGACCGCTGGTACAACTGGACCGGTCTCGCCGCCTCCGAGGCGCTGGGCTACTACTACAACAAGCTCTTCAAGGGCTACGCGTCCGACCCGACGAACGCCGTGTACAAGTCGTGCACGCCCGACGGCGACTACTCGGTCACGATCGACCTCAACAAGCCGTTCGCCGGCTTCGTCGCCTCGCTCTCGCTCCCCGCGTTCGGCATGCAGAGCCCCTCCGCGATGTCGGAGTTCGGCGCTGACGACGTGAGCGGCACCGCCGAGGCGCCCGTGCTGTCCGAGTACGCCATGGGCCACCCGGTCGGCACCGGACCCTTCCAGTTCGAGGAGTGGGCTCCGGGCGAGCAGGTCACGCTCAAGGCCTACGGCGACTACTGGGGTGAGGCGGGTCAGGTCGACGAGATCATCTTCCGCACCATCGACGACCCGACGGCCCGCCGTCAGGCTCTCGAGTCGGGCTCGATCGACGGCTACGACCTCGTCGGCCCCGCCGACACGAAGGCCCTCGAGGACAAGGGCTTCACGATGGTCTCGCGTCCGCCGTTCACCATCCTCTACCTGGCGTTCAACCAGGCCATCCCCGAGCTGCAGGACCCGAAGGTCCGCGAGGCGCTCTCCTACGCCATCGACAAGGACGCCCTGATCAGCCAGGTGCTCCCCGAGGGCACCGAGAAGGCGATCGAGTTCGTGCCCGACACCGTCAACGGCTACAACCCCGACGTCACGACGTACGACTTCGATCCTGAGAAGGCCAAGTCCCTGCTCGCCGAGGCCGGCTACACCGAGGCGAACCCGCTGAAGCTCGAGTTCGACTACCCGGTCAACGTCTCGCGTCCGTACATGCCGGACCCCGAGCAGATCTTCACCGTGCTCTCGTCGCAGCTCGCCGACGTCGGCGTGGAGACCACCCCGGTGTCGCAGGAGTGGGGCGAGTACCTCGACCGCATCACCGGCACCTCGGACCACGGCATCCACCTGCTCGGCTGGACCGGCGACTACAACGACACCGACAACTTCGTCGGCGTGTTCTTCGGTCAGCAGAGCGCGGAGTGGGGCTTCGACAACCCCGAGCTGTTCCAGAAGCTCGACGAGGCGCGCGGCGTCCCGAGCCTTGAGGACCAGACGGCCCTGTACGAGGACATCAACGAGATGGTCGCGCAGTTCATCCCCGGTGTCCCGCTCGCGCACCCGGCGCCCACTCTCGCGTTCGACTCGCGCGTGAAGAGCTACCCGGCCAGCCCGGTGAACGACGAGGTCTTCACGGACATCGTCCTCACCAAGTAA
- a CDS encoding DNA-directed RNA polymerase subunit beta: MAAARNASTSTTTKNGRGASRLSFAKISDTLTVPDLLALQTESFGWLVGNDAWKARVEEAKQAGRTDVNEVSGLGEIFEEISPIEDLGETMQLSFTNPYLEPEKYSIEECKERGKTYAAPLYVEAEFMNHLTGEIKTQTVFMGDFPLQTDKGTFIINGSERVVVSQLVRSPGVYFDKTPDKTSDKDIVSARVIPSRGAWLEFEIDKRDQVGVRIDRKRKQSVTVFLKALGMSSEEILAEFAGFPSIEETLAKDTIVTKEDALRDIYRKLRPGEQVAAEAARALLDNFYFNPKRYDLAKVGRYKINHKLGLDAPLTDSVLTVEDIVATIKYLVRIHAGVESFDGIRSGKQAEIRIATDDIDNFGNRRIRAVGELIQNQVRTGLSRMERVVRERMTTQDIEAITPQTLINVRPVVAAIKEFFGTSQLSQFMDQNNPLAGLTNKRRLSALGPGGLSRDRAGVEVRDVHPSHYGRMCPIETPEGPNIGLIGALATFARINSFGFIETPYRKVVDGVVTEQIDYLTASEEVDFNIAQANAPLDAKGRFRESHVLARPKGGSGEVDLFLPEEIGYIDVSPRQMVSVATSLVPFLEHDDAQRALMGANMQRQAVPLLRSDSPLVGTGMEGYTAIDAGDVLTAEKAGVVSEVSADRVVVMLDEGGTQEYHLRKFDRSNQGTSYNQKVVVSAGERVEVGEVIADGPATENGELALGKNLLVAFMTWEGYNFEDAIILSQDLVKDDTLSSIHIEEYEVDARDTKLGKEEITRDLPNVSPELLKDLDERGIIRIGAEVRPGDILVGKVTPKGETELSAEERLLRAIFNEKSREVRDTSLKVPHGEQGTIIAVKEFNAEDGDDELGSGVNRRVVVYIAQKRKITEGDKLAGRHGNKGVIAKILPIEDMPFLADGTPVDIVLNPLGIPGRMNFGQVLETHLGWIAKQGWKVEGTPEWAVKLPEQAFEAAPGTKVATPVFDGASEEEISGLLDSTLPTRDGVRLIDSSGKTQLFDGRSGEPFPAPISVGYMYILKLHHLVDDKIHARSTGPYSMITQQPLGGKAQFGGQRFGEMEVWALEAYGAAYALQELLTIKSDDILGRVKVYEAIVKGENIQEPGIPESFKVLMKEMQSLCLNVEVLSADGTAVNLRDTDDEAFRAAEELGINISSRFEAASIDEI; encoded by the coding sequence TTGGCTGCTGCTCGCAACGCATCCACATCCACCACCACCAAGAACGGACGCGGAGCATCCCGCCTCTCGTTCGCCAAGATCTCCGACACGCTGACGGTCCCCGACCTTCTCGCCCTGCAGACCGAGTCCTTCGGTTGGCTCGTCGGCAACGACGCCTGGAAGGCTCGTGTCGAAGAGGCCAAGCAGGCCGGTCGCACCGACGTCAACGAGGTCTCCGGACTCGGCGAGATCTTCGAGGAGATCTCCCCGATCGAGGACCTCGGCGAGACGATGCAGCTCTCGTTCACGAACCCGTACCTCGAGCCCGAGAAGTACTCGATCGAGGAGTGCAAGGAGCGCGGCAAGACCTACGCCGCCCCGCTGTACGTCGAGGCCGAGTTCATGAACCACCTCACCGGTGAGATCAAGACCCAGACGGTCTTCATGGGCGACTTCCCGCTGCAGACCGACAAGGGCACGTTCATCATCAACGGTTCCGAGCGCGTCGTCGTGTCGCAGCTCGTGCGCTCGCCCGGTGTCTACTTCGACAAGACCCCCGACAAGACGTCCGACAAGGACATCGTGTCGGCGCGCGTGATCCCGAGCCGCGGTGCGTGGCTCGAGTTCGAGATCGACAAGCGCGACCAGGTCGGCGTCCGCATCGACCGCAAGCGCAAGCAGTCGGTCACCGTCTTCCTCAAGGCCCTGGGCATGTCGAGCGAGGAGATCCTCGCCGAGTTCGCCGGCTTCCCCTCGATCGAGGAGACCCTGGCGAAGGACACCATCGTCACCAAGGAAGACGCACTGCGCGACATCTACCGCAAGCTGCGTCCGGGCGAGCAGGTGGCCGCCGAGGCCGCTCGCGCGCTCCTCGACAACTTCTACTTCAACCCGAAGCGCTACGACCTGGCGAAGGTCGGCCGGTACAAGATCAACCACAAGCTCGGTCTCGACGCCCCGCTCACCGACTCGGTGCTCACGGTCGAGGACATCGTCGCGACGATCAAGTACCTGGTCCGCATCCACGCCGGTGTCGAGTCGTTCGACGGCATCCGCTCGGGCAAGCAGGCCGAGATCCGCATCGCGACCGACGACATCGACAACTTCGGCAACCGTCGCATCCGCGCGGTCGGCGAGCTGATCCAGAACCAGGTCCGCACCGGTCTGTCCCGCATGGAGCGCGTCGTCCGCGAGCGCATGACCACGCAGGACATCGAGGCGATCACGCCGCAGACCCTGATCAACGTGCGCCCCGTCGTCGCCGCGATCAAGGAGTTCTTCGGAACGTCGCAGCTGTCGCAGTTCATGGACCAGAACAACCCGCTCGCGGGTCTGACCAACAAGCGCCGTCTCTCGGCTCTCGGCCCCGGTGGTCTGAGCCGTGACCGCGCCGGCGTCGAGGTCCGTGACGTCCACCCGTCGCACTACGGCCGCATGTGCCCGATCGAGACCCCTGAAGGCCCGAACATCGGTCTGATCGGTGCTCTCGCGACGTTCGCGCGCATCAACTCGTTCGGTTTCATCGAGACCCCGTACCGCAAGGTCGTCGACGGTGTCGTGACCGAGCAGATCGACTACCTCACGGCATCCGAGGAGGTCGACTTCAACATCGCGCAGGCCAACGCGCCGCTCGATGCGAAGGGTCGCTTCCGCGAGAGCCACGTGCTCGCACGCCCGAAGGGCGGCAGCGGTGAGGTCGACCTCTTCCTGCCGGAGGAGATCGGCTACATCGACGTCTCGCCGCGCCAGATGGTGTCGGTCGCGACCTCGCTCGTGCCGTTCCTCGAGCACGACGACGCGCAGCGCGCGCTCATGGGCGCCAACATGCAGCGTCAGGCCGTGCCGCTGCTGCGCAGCGACTCGCCGCTCGTGGGAACCGGTATGGAGGGCTACACCGCCATCGACGCCGGTGACGTGCTCACCGCCGAGAAGGCCGGTGTCGTCTCCGAGGTCTCCGCGGACCGCGTCGTCGTCATGCTCGACGAGGGCGGCACGCAGGAGTACCACCTGCGCAAGTTCGACCGCTCGAACCAGGGCACGTCGTACAACCAGAAAGTCGTCGTCAGCGCCGGTGAGCGCGTCGAGGTCGGAGAGGTCATCGCCGATGGCCCCGCCACCGAGAACGGCGAGCTGGCACTCGGGAAGAACCTCCTCGTCGCGTTCATGACGTGGGAGGGCTACAACTTCGAGGACGCCATCATCCTCAGCCAGGACCTGGTGAAGGACGACACCCTCTCCTCGATCCACATCGAGGAGTACGAGGTCGACGCCCGCGACACGAAGCTCGGCAAGGAGGAGATCACCCGTGACCTCCCCAACGTCAGCCCCGAGCTCCTGAAGGACCTCGACGAGCGCGGCATCATCCGCATCGGCGCCGAGGTCCGCCCCGGCGACATCCTCGTCGGCAAGGTCACGCCGAAGGGCGAGACCGAGCTGTCGGCCGAGGAGCGCCTGCTCCGCGCGATCTTCAACGAGAAGAGCCGCGAGGTCCGTGACACCTCCCTGAAGGTGCCCCACGGTGAGCAGGGCACGATCATCGCCGTCAAGGAGTTCAACGCCGAGGACGGCGACGACGAGCTCGGCTCCGGCGTGAACCGCCGCGTCGTGGTCTACATCGCCCAGAAGCGCAAGATCACCGAGGGTGACAAGCTCGCCGGCCGTCACGGCAACAAGGGTGTCATCGCGAAGATCCTGCCGATCGAGGACATGCCGTTCCTCGCCGACGGAACCCCGGTCGACATCGTCCTCAACCCGCTCGGCATCCCCGGTCGAATGAACTTCGGCCAGGTCCTCGAGACCCACCTCGGGTGGATCGCGAAGCAGGGCTGGAAGGTCGAGGGCACCCCCGAGTGGGCCGTCAAGCTGCCCGAGCAGGCCTTCGAGGCCGCGCCAGGCACGAAGGTCGCGACCCCGGTGTTCGACGGTGCGAGCGAGGAGGAGATCTCCGGTCTCCTCGACTCGACGCTCCCGACGCGCGACGGTGTGCGCCTGATCGACTCGAGCGGAAAGACGCAGCTGTTCGACGGTCGCTCCGGCGAGCCGTTCCCTGCGCCGATCTCGGTGGGCTACATGTACATCCTGAAGCTGCACCACCTGGTCGACGACAAGATCCACGCGCGTTCGACCGGCCCGTACTCGATGATCACCCAGCAGCCGCTCGGTGGTAAGGCGCAGTTCGGTGGCCAGCGCTTCGGTGAGATGGAGGTGTGGGCCCTCGAGGCCTACGGTGCGGCATACGCGCTCCAGGAGCTCCTCACGATCAAGTCCGACGACATCCTCGGCCGCGTCAAGGTGTACGAGGCGATCGTCAAGGGCGAGAACATCCAGGAGCCCGGCATCCCCGAGTCCTTCAAGGTGCTCATGAAGGAGATGCAGTCCCTCTGCCTGAACGTCGAGGTCCTCTCGGCCGACGGCACGGCTGTCAACCTCCGCGACACCGACGACGAGGCCTTCCGCGCAGCGGAAGAGCTCGGAATCAACATCTCCAGCCGCTTCGAGGCCGCCTCGATCGACGAGATCTAA